ttggaaccttagatttctccattcttccctcgcaactgggagtaatatttccttttgattatcgaatctactcttgatactttcccataaaacatgtggatctttgatagcgagaaacatatgttttaaggtggtatcaatatgtttgcgaataaaagcaattgattttactttatcttgatcggaacaagtattgttttcttttaaagtttttagaatacccaatgatccaagatttatttctacgtccataacccatgatgtgtagtttgttcccgatacgtctaaggcatcaaactcaagctttgataagtttgacattttcttgattagtgacgtgtgcttgcttagataaaccttgattatacggagcacttcgtgctgataacatgttataattcagtaggcttataactacctttagtggcctggttcttgactgtagactaataagtatatagagagaatatgatagaagtatgtgttttatatatgtttttagtgtgtgaattatgaactcataacacacatatttatactaaaaaaaatctactatacaatatctgtatatataattataatctatactaataataaaattagattatagatatagatatcGAGTTTTATAACATTTACAACATATACTTGCAACCGAAGAGATTCAAGATACGCGTTTCCACTTTCCACACCGTTTGCTACACTACGCCTTTCCGACCAACACATTCACAACTCAATTTCCCGGCTAATTCTATCTGCTCTTTCAATTTTCAATCGATTCAACCAATAATCGTGATCAGTTCCGATTCAATTACAACCGATTTTCGTGTTCAATTTCATCCACATAATCTGTACAATTCGCGCCATCTACAAAGTATCCGGTACGTAACGTATTTGCTCGTTAGGGTTCTGATACGATATAAGCTAATTCGTTGTACAATTACATGATCCGATTTCATTTTTTGAAAATAACTGTATGATTATAATCTGATTAGATAAATTGATGGCTGAAGAAGAGAAACCGGTAGATGGagaacagaagaagaagaagacgagAAAGAGTATTTGGAGTAGATTATGGAATGGATTGTTTAGGTTAAATTTTCATGGTGATGATTTTGAAAAACGGTTGAAATATATATCTAAAGAAGAAGCTACACTTGTTGCTAGGATGAAACGCAGATCGTCCAATTGGAGATCAACTGCTAGGAATCTAATTGTTGCTTCTGTTTTCCTTGAGGTGAttttaaccattattattattattttttaattatataCAGAAATTGATAGTCATGTTATGGATTGTATGATGTGGATGTCTCGTTATCAGTTCATTAATGGCATGTAGATATAAGTTAGAGTTGGAAAGGTGCATTTGTTACTAGTTTGGCACAGAATTTGTAAAATTTGGAGTTGCATttggtatttgtatttgtatttgcttGCTGTGTGGTTATATGAGACACAGTATTTCAAATTACTTTAAAAAGTGGTTAAAGGATGTCATTTGCAAGTAGTTGAGTGAAGGTTTACATTGTGTACTCATGAAGTAAATTTGTTATTAATTTGAAATTCAGAAATATTGCTTATATAACGCAAATTGGACCTGTTGACAACAATGCTCTGTGGATAAGTAGATGGATTTGTTCATTCAATATGAACTGGAACAACTTACTGTAAAGGATGATTATACTTAAGAGATATCATTATAAAGTTAAAACATGGTAAAATGGTGCAAAATACATCTCCCCGTTAGTTTTAGCTTGATTCATATTACATGAGTGACGAGTATCCGTAACGAATAAATTGCTTGGTGAAATTAAAGCATAAATAACTGTTCCTTTATTCAGGCTCTTTTTTCTCCACATGTTAATTTTATATGGTTTGCAGGTGATAGCATTGGGTTATGCTATAAGTACAACAAGAACCGTGGGGTTGGACTGGCAAATGAGGGCATTAAGAGTTCTACCTATATTTCTTTTGCCTGCTTTATCATCGGCTTTGTATTGGGCACTTTTTAGCTTTACGAAAATGCGTAAGTTTCAATATTTGTTACATGTGGAACATAACACATGTTAATGACGCTtgttattatttgtaaataaacTTTGTTATGCTCCTTAAAAGTTTCTTCAAACCATCTAaaattttttattaattatttttcacTTTTGTTATCCTCTATAGGTGATAGCAGAGATCAGAAAACTATAGACAGGCTTCGGGCTGAAAGGCAAACAAAAATTGATGAACTTAAAGAGCGAACTAATTATTATATTACTCAGCAACTTATTCAGGTACAGCTTTGATCTACCATGTGCCATAAACAAGGGATGCACCCTAGGGCGACGGGCACGGGTTCTTagtacccgcgacccgcccgccaAGATTTTTCTTTGCCCGCGGGTACCCGTTTACCTGCCAACGGGTAAAATTTGCTGCCCGTACCTGCAACCTGCGGGTTCAATAAATGTGCACTTTAACTAATTTTTAGTCACGGATACCCACTACCCTCGAGTTTTACCcgcgaataattatgaaaatacatTAAaacatttaaattatataataaataataatatataattaagtatatgtatGTGGGTAAACGGGTATTCCCGCGGGTAGCTCAAACGGGCATCACGGATTTACGGGTCGGGTTTTACCCTCGGCGGGTATGAAATAACCGCGACCCGCCCGCGACCCACCTAAGTTTTTCGTTTTTTggccaaaaataaataaaaaaatgaaataaCTTATATGTTTTTGCAGAAATATGATCCTGACCCGGCAGCCAAGGCGGCTGCTGCATCTGTACTTGCATCCAAATTAGGTGCAGATTCAGGATTAAAAGTGTCCCTTGTTGGGGATGAATTGCAGCAATATAATGAAGCTACAGGTAAGAGTCATGATGTTGAACACGTGAAATCTAGTGGTTTGAGGAAAAGAAACGCATCAGAAGCTATGTCTAAAGGAGGCAATGATATTGAAATGATTCAGCATGTGGAAAATGAGGTTTCTTTACAAAATCAGGTTGTTGTTGAGCATCATAACCCTGCAGATTTTGGGTCTCAAGATGGGGGTTGGCTTGCTCGACTTGCCCAGTTACTTGTTGGAGAGGACCCCTCACAATCTTACGCACTTATATGTGGCAATTGCCATATGCATAATGGTAAGTAAATATCATCTTTATGTTTTTTTAACCCGATCCTTTTATCCAACTTGTTCAGAGAAGTTAACAGATGTTGCAAAATGGGTGGGTTGGGCAGGTTGCACGTGAGTCAAAACATATTAGTTTGTGTGGGTGATTGGGTTGGCCCGCTTTGTTATCTTTTTTGATGATGTAAGTGTGGTTACAAATTTTATTGATTGTAACAATATTTTAAATTCTATAAAATAAACTTCTATGGAGGTTCTTAAGTATGACTATTTAAATAATGTGTTTCAACTTGTTTATCTTCTAGGAACTAGAGTTGTAGTTATTGGTTTATTTTACCCGGTAGAGATAAATCATAACCCAAATCAACATGTTCATATGTAAATTGATCGAATTGGCCACCTTAAAAATGACGTTAGATTATATTGGGTAATAAAGTATTAATTGCCAAGTTCATAGCTGTTCCTTTGGTCTAACATGTTCCACTTTAGAATGTCCCATGTACTTTGCAATATCTCCATCTTTAAGAAGTTTAGATTTAGACTGATATGCCTAAATCAAATATTGCAGCTTTAACTGAATACATgttcttttataaatatttttttttttttttttttttttttgaacataatgatgatgatgatgatgataagtgaATGTGATATAATTACAGGTCTTGCAAGGAAGGAGGATTTTCCTTTCATTACATACTATTGTCCTCGTTGTCATGCACTGAACAGACCAAGGAACTCAAGCCCCAGATCTCCACGTACAAGCACCCTTGCCGCTACATCTCCGACAATGCAAGGTGCCGTTGTTAGTGGATCCTTGAACTCATCACCTATAAGCAGTCCTGTGGCAGATGGTGTGAATACGAATGAGAAAGTATCTGCTACCAATAGTCCTCATGTGGCAGATAGTGTGCATATGAGTGAGAAAGTATCTGCCTCCAACAGTCCAGTGGGTGAGGTGGAAGAAAGTGAAAATGTGGTCGGTGAGGATACTTTGAGTCAATAAATGTGTCGCATATTGGGTAATCTTTCAACTCCCTTAATTATGCTCTTGTTATGGCTGCGTGTGGTGTTGTGGAAGATTTGTAatgagttgttttttttttttttttttttttttttttgtcttgaaTGATCGTGGATATATATGTTTATGGTAGGAGTGAGTAGAGGATACTGTTATATGAAAAGGTCACACATATTTCTTATTTGTGCTGAGCCCTTATTATCTTGTTAAGGGATTGGACTTTGGAGTTG
This genomic window from Rutidosis leptorrhynchoides isolate AG116_Rl617_1_P2 chromosome 2, CSIRO_AGI_Rlap_v1, whole genome shotgun sequence contains:
- the LOC139891088 gene encoding uncharacterized protein At2g24330-like — translated: MAEEEKPVDGEQKKKKTRKSIWSRLWNGLFRLNFHGDDFEKRLKYISKEEATLVARMKRRSSNWRSTARNLIVASVFLEVIALGYAISTTRTVGLDWQMRALRVLPIFLLPALSSALYWALFSFTKMRDSRDQKTIDRLRAERQTKIDELKERTNYYITQQLIQKYDPDPAAKAAAASVLASKLGADSGLKVSLVGDELQQYNEATGKSHDVEHVKSSGLRKRNASEAMSKGGNDIEMIQHVENEVSLQNQVVVEHHNPADFGSQDGGWLARLAQLLVGEDPSQSYALICGNCHMHNGLARKEDFPFITYYCPRCHALNRPRNSSPRSPRTSTLAATSPTMQGAVVSGSLNSSPISSPVADGVNTNEKVSATNSPHVADSVHMSEKVSASNSPVGEVEESENVVGEDTLSQ